TTCGGTCAGGGGCACGCCCTCGTAGAGGCCCAGCAGGCCGTCGGGGGAGTCGTCCTCGACCGTCAGCCAGACGTTCTCCATGAGCCGGCCCAGGGCCTCGGGCAGGCTGTCGAGGGCGTCGGCCACCCACTCCTCGAACTGTTCGGCAGTGACGCGCAGCACGCGCCGGTCACCGCGAGGGCGTGACGCGGGCGATGGCGGCCACCGCCTTGTAAGCGGCCTCGGCCGGCCCCAGCTCGTCGGGGCGCAGCATGTTGGCCATGATGCGCAGCACCCACTCCATGAGGCTACGCGAGCGCATACCCGTCTCCACCAGGGCCTTCATCAGGGCAGGCCGGCCGATGATCCGCACGAAGGCCCGGGCCACCTTGAAGTAGAGGGCGTACTCGGCCGCCAAGCGGGCCTCGTAGGCCGCCCCTGCTCCCGACCCGTCCCCGCCGGCCGCGAAGTCGGCGGCCACGGCCTCGGCCGCCATGCGGCCGGTCTCGTAGGCGTAGGCGATCCCCTCGCCGTTGAACGGGTTGATGAGCCCGCCGGCGTCGCCCGCCACCAGCCAGCCCGGCCCGCAGCGGGGCCCGACCGACAGGCCCATGGGCAGCTTGCCGCCCGTCGCCGGCCCGCACGAGGTCTCGGGACGGATCTCCCACGAGGAGGGGGCGTGGTGGACGAAGGCGTCCATGAGCTTGGTCGTGTTGACGTCCTTCCAGTTGCGGAAGGTGGAGAGCAGGCCCACCCCGACGTTGACCCGGCCGTCGCCCACCGGGAAGATCCACCCGTAGCCGGGCAGGACCTTGCCGGTGCCGTCGCGCACGTCGAGGTGGGACTCGATCCAGGGCTCGTCGTGGCGGGGCGACTGGTAGTAGCCCCGGATGGCCATGCCTACCGGGTAGGCCCGGTTGCGGGTCGTGCCCAGCGCCCGGCCGAAGCGCGACAGCGCCCCGTCGGCCACGACCACGACCCGGGCCCGGACCTCGCTGAGCTCGCCGGTGGCCTTGCGCTTGACGACCGCCCCCACGACCCGCCCGCCGGCCCGCCCGCCCTCGCGCAGCGGCTCGACCGCCTCGGTCTGCTGCCAGAGGGTGGCGCCCGCCTTCTCGGCCCGCTCGGCCACGAGCTGGTCGAGGTCGTGGCGGGTGACCACGTACCCGTAGCGGGGGAGGCCGGGCACCTCGGGCCAAGCCAGCTCGAGGGTGCGCCCGAAGGCGACCGAGCGCAGGCCGTCGAAGCGGTGGTGGCCGGCGAGGGCGCCGCCTAGGCCCATGTCCTCGAGCTGGCGGACGGCCCGGGGGGTCAGCCCGTCCCCGCACGTCTTCTCCCGGGGGTAGAGCTTCCGCTCGACGACCGCCACGTCGTGGCCGGCGTCGGCCAGCCAGTGGGCACATGCCGCCCCGGCCGGTCCACCGCCCACGACGAGCACGTCGAACACGGGGCCGGCGGCCTCGGTCATGACCTCAGAGGTCGTTCCGCTCGTAGGCGACGACCTGGCGGATCTCCTCGTCGGTGAGGATGCCGGCGAACCCGGGCATGCCCCCCGAGGTGGCCACCCGCTGGCCGCCCGCCCGGCTGGGGTCGCCGTAGGGCTGGCCTCGCTTGGTGGACGAACCTTCGACGACCCAGGTCACGTGGTCTTCTTCGTCGGGGAAGGTGGCGATGGATTCCCCTCCGCCCACGGCCGGGCCCACGCCGCCCTGGCCGGCCGCCCCGTGGCAGGCCGCACAGTAAGTCGTGTACAGGCCGGCCGGGGTCGGGGTGGCGTCGGGCAGCACGCGCTCCCCGAACGAACCCATGTAGACGATGGCCCACAGGGGCAGGATCAGCAGGATGGGCATCACCCAGTAGGGGATGCCGCTCTTGGGGCCCGGGTCACGTACGTAGTCGGGCAGGGGGGCCGCCGGCGCCGGGGGCCCAGAGGGGGTCGCGGGCCCGGGGGTCGCCCCCGGGCGGGCCGGCGCCGGGGCGGGCGCCGCCAGCGGGGCCTCGGCCATCGCCGGGGCCTGGGCCGCGCCGGCATCGCCCGCGGCGGCCGCCGGGGGCGCCTCGGGGGCGTCGCCGCCCAGCCCGAGGGCGGCTCGGCGAGCGCGGGACCTCTCGAGCAGGTGGTCCGGTACCTGGGTCACGGCGCCGACTGTAGAGCGCGCCGGTGCTGTTCGGCCAAGCTGGGCTGGTGACGGCGCCGATGTGCCTTGCTCAGGGGGCGCGTGCTAGAACCGCCCCGGTGCTGAATTTCGGTGTTGAACACGTCCCGGTAGAATGTGAGCGCGTTCACGAGGAGAGGTGAACCAGTGGCCGCGTTCGTAACATCCATGCTGATCCTCATCGTGGGGGTCGGTGCCTGTCTCTACTTCGGGCACCGTCGCCCGCTCGGCACTCCCCTCACATGGGGGGAGGCGTTCGTTGGCGCCACCTGGGGCTTCGCCATGATGGTCGTCGCCTACGGGGTCGTACCCCACCAGTGGCTGGAGTTCGCCGACAACGAGCTGCTGTGGCGGCCCGACCGCGTGCTCATGGGCTTCTCGGCCGACGGCCTCAAGTTCGGTGAGGAAGCAGCCAACCTGGTCGGCCGTGGGCGGGTCCTGGTGAGCTACCAGACCATGCGCGACATCGTCGCTACTCTCCTCTATGTCGTGTTCCTCGCCGGCCAGATGTACATGTGGGCCGCGTGGCAGCGGCGGGGCCGGGCCCAGGCCGGTGCCGTCGAGCGCACGTCCCGTTTCGGCCGCCCCCTGGTCAGGAAGGCCTGATGGCCCCGACCGGCCGGCACCCCGCACCCACTCGCACCCCAGCCAGGGAGGCCTGAGATGGCCAAGACCGACGCCAACCCGCCCATGCCCGCGTTCCCGGGCGACTACGTCGTCCAGGAGGTCGGCACCGACTACCTGGCCAAGGCGGTCAAGCCCAAGCAGTTCCTGCACATCGACCAGTCCGAGTGCATCATGTGCGAGGGCTGCGTCGACATCTGCCCGTGGAAGTGCATCCACATGCTCTCCACCGAGGCCATCGCCGGCGCCGTGGGCACCGACCAGCCGGGGGTCGACCCCGACGACCACGTGATATTCGTCGTCGACGAGGACGTGTGCACCCGGTGCGGCCTATGTGTCGACCGGTGCCCGACGGGCGTGATCATCA
This region of Actinomycetota bacterium genomic DNA includes:
- a CDS encoding geranylgeranyl reductase family protein, whose protein sequence is MTEAAGPVFDVLVVGGGPAGAACAHWLADAGHDVAVVERKLYPREKTCGDGLTPRAVRQLEDMGLGGALAGHHRFDGLRSVAFGRTLELAWPEVPGLPRYGYVVTRHDLDQLVAERAEKAGATLWQQTEAVEPLREGGRAGGRVVGAVVKRKATGELSEVRARVVVVADGALSRFGRALGTTRNRAYPVGMAIRGYYQSPRHDEPWIESHLDVRDGTGKVLPGYGWIFPVGDGRVNVGVGLLSTFRNWKDVNTTKLMDAFVHHAPSSWEIRPETSCGPATGGKLPMGLSVGPRCGPGWLVAGDAGGLINPFNGEGIAYAYETGRMAAEAVAADFAAGGDGSGAGAAYEARLAAEYALYFKVARAFVRIIGRPALMKALVETGMRSRSLMEWVLRIMANMLRPDELGPAEAAYKAVAAIARVTPSR
- a CDS encoding 4Fe-4S binding protein, yielding MAKTDANPPMPAFPGDYVVQEVGTDYLAKAVKPKQFLHIDQSECIMCEGCVDICPWKCIHMLSTEAIAGAVGTDQPGVDPDDHVIFVVDEDVCTRCGLCVDRCPTGVIIMGKAGVAAREGDHHQRDEKHGYAYGMRF
- a CDS encoding cytochrome c; translation: MTQVPDHLLERSRARRAALGLGGDAPEAPPAAAAGDAGAAQAPAMAEAPLAAPAPAPARPGATPGPATPSGPPAPAAPLPDYVRDPGPKSGIPYWVMPILLILPLWAIVYMGSFGERVLPDATPTPAGLYTTYCAACHGAAGQGGVGPAVGGGESIATFPDEEDHVTWVVEGSSTKRGQPYGDPSRAGGQRVATSGGMPGFAGILTDEEIRQVVAYERNDL